The region AAGGGTTTCTATTCGTTCCTCTAGCACTTGAAGCTCTTTTTGGGCAGAAAAATAGTCCTTTGCAATGGAAAGCACAGTAAGAACAATCTGTTTGTGGGCAGGAAGATTTGAATGAGAGGAAGATACATCCCTTGCAACCCTTTCAACATAAGACACAAGGTCCTTCAGATCGATATCTTCCTCTTCCCTTTGCGTTAAATAATAACTATGCCCAAAAAACTCTAGCCTTACCTTTGGACCATCTTGCACTTTAACGCCTTAAGATAACTCTTAACCAAAAACAATATTGGATTCCTCTGGAGAAGATTCTGGTTCCTCTGATGAAAATTCGGACGCATCCTGATTGCCTAAATCATCATCACTACCTGAATCATGCTCACCTTGGTCAACTTCTGCCAGTGGTTTATTGTCATCCTGGTCAATTGAATCTATACGATCCAATATTTCCTTTATCTTTTCCCTGGCCAGTTGCTTCTGCAATTCAAGATCGTCAATCCTTTCATTGGCCTGCCTCAGCTCCTCACTGAGCCTATCGATTTCCTGTTTAAGTTCCATGTTTTCACGTTGCACACTGTCTAAGCGGTCCATTAAGGCCCCGACCTTAGACTCAAGCAATACCATCAGATCCTGTTCCATATTACTAATCCCCCTTTCAAAAATATCTGGGTCTGTATCTGTGTGTTGGTCTATTATTTCAACCACTACAACCAGCTGGTCAAGCGAACACACTGGTCACAGGCCAGTACTATTACATCATCGGTCTAACAATATAAACTATAAAACTTTCTTGGAAAACGGGGGTACTAATTCGTGTTTTAAAATTTCACTATTCTCTATATAGGAAAATGCGCTTATTTGTGCCCCTTCCCGAATAATTGAATTACCCTTAATTACGGCAAATGGGCCAATTGTGACATCTTTTTCAATCGTTACATCCAATCCAATGTAAATTGAATCTGGCATAATCATGGTTACTCCATTTTCCATATGTCTTTTTCTCACTCTGTCAAGAAGGACGGATTCAGCAAAGGCCAAATCATTTCTAGAATTAACGCCGATAGCTTCACTTGGATCATCCAATGGCAACGCATTAACCTTCATCTCAAAATTACGTGCAAGGGTAACTATATCAGTGAGGTAAAATTCTTTCTGTTTATTTTTATTTTCGATCATACTCAAAAAAT is a window of Dissulfuribacter thermophilus DNA encoding:
- a CDS encoding cell division protein ZapB, with product MVEIIDQHTDTDPDIFERGISNMEQDLMVLLESKVGALMDRLDSVQRENMELKQEIDRLSEELRQANERIDDLELQKQLAREKIKEILDRIDSIDQDDNKPLAEVDQGEHDSGSDDDLGNQDASEFSSEEPESSPEESNIVFG
- a CDS encoding cell division protein ZapA; the encoded protein is MQDGPKVRLEFFGHSYYLTQREEEDIDLKDLVSYVERVARDVSSSHSNLPAHKQIVLTVLSIAKDYFSAQKELQVLEERIETLLKNISTYCN